A genomic region of Arachis hypogaea cultivar Tifrunner chromosome 5, arahy.Tifrunner.gnm2.J5K5, whole genome shotgun sequence contains the following coding sequences:
- the LOC112801887 gene encoding uncharacterized protein, giving the protein MAMASGCSCRLQWHCPNTNTNTHSNSSLLPMRRPLLLSVSASSSDEGVNIKGSGTSARTRRLLRIREEKQQREHERIHNYPSWAKVLEDACKDDTELRAVLGDSIGNPELMRKRVEDRVRKKGRDFRKSKTGSVVAFKVSFRDFNPTDSHIWFEFYGSPSDKDVNLLGSVIQSWYVLGRLGAFNSSNLQMANSSMEYDPLYDADKGFKVMPSSFHDIGDVEFQDNWGRVWVDLGTADYFGLDVLLNCLTGLSSEYLGIQQVVFGGRCMGDWEEGMKNPDYGYKYFKI; this is encoded by the exons ATGGCTATGGCTTCCGGATGTAGCTGCCGCTTGCAGTGGCACTGCCCCAACACCAACACTAACACACACTCCAATTCGTCCCTTCTTCCTATGAGGCGCCCTCTTCTCCTTTCAGTTTctgcatcttcttcagatgaaggggTGAATATCAAAGGCTCAGGAACCAGCGCCAGAACTCGAAGGCTTCTCAGAATCCGCGAAGAGAAGCAACAAAGAGAGCATGAGCGCATTCATAACTACCCCTCTTGGGCTAAGGTTCTCGAAGATGCTTGCAAAGACGACACTGAGCTCCGTGCTGTTCTTGGAGACAGCATTGGAAACCCCGAACTCATGCGCAAACGG GTTGAAGATAGAGTTCGGAAGAAAGGTAGAGACTTTCGTAAGTCTAAGACGGGTTCTGTTGTTGCTTTCAAAGTTTCATTTAGAGA CTTCAATCCAACTGATTcacatatttggtttgaattcTATGGATCACCATCTGATAAGGATGTTAATCTACTTGGTAGT GTTATTCAATCATGGTATGTCTTGGGTCGCCTCGGTGCCTTCAATTCTTCAAATTTGCAG ATGGCAAATTCGTCAATGGAGTATGATCCTCTATATGATGCAGACAAGGGTTTTAAAGTGATGCCGTCATCTTTTCATGATATTGGCGACGTAGAGTTCCAGGATAACTGGGGACGTGTTTG GGTGGACCTGGGTACAGCTGATTATTTTGGTCTTGATGTGCTTCTCAACTGCCTTACTGGCTTAAGCTCAGA GTACCTTGGTATCCAGCAGGTTGTATTTGGTGGCCGGTGCatgggtgattgggaagaggggaTGAAAAACCCTGATTATGGTTACAAATACTTCAAGATCTGA
- the LOC112801889 gene encoding uncharacterized protein isoform X2 — protein MAKFNVVQKQRRASIAERKRKIHGDPVTGKLKVKDQPSSLSGKRKRKLFKQWRREQKEALEKGLVSMEDVQMAVAEAAGEAKDSSSKSSGKFHLKKSLKLKQLKKHKGKAGS, from the exons ATGGCGAAGTTCAATGTGGTGCAGAAGCAGAGGAGAGCCTCGATCGCCGAGAGGAAGAGGAAGATTCACGGCGACCCTGTCACCGGAAAGCTCAAGGTCAAGGACCAACCCTCCTCCCTCTCCGGCAAGCGCAAACGCAAGCTCTTCAAACAATGGCGCCGA GAGCAAAAGGAAGCCTTGGAGAAAGGCTTGGTGAGCATGGAAGATGTGCAAATGGCAGTTGCCGAAGCAG CTGGGGAGGCCAAAGATAGTAGTAGTAAATCTTCAGGAAAATTTCACTTGAAGAAGAGCTTGAAACTTAAGCAACTGAAGAAGCACAAAGGCAAAG
- the LOC112801886 gene encoding katanin p80 WD40 repeat-containing subunit B1 homolog KTN80.3, producing the protein MTTKRAYKLQEFVAHASTVNCLKIGRKSSRVLVTGGEDHKVNLWAIGKPNAILSLSGHTSGIDSVSFDSSEVLVAAGAASGTIKLWDLEEAKIVRTLTGHRSNCTSVDFHPFGEFFASGSLDTNLKIWDIRKKGCIHTYKGHTRGVNAIRFTPDGRWVVSGGEDHTVKLWDLTAGKLLHDFKCHEGQVQCIDFHPSEFLLATGSADRTVKFWDLETFELIGSAGPETTGVRSLTFSPDGRTLLCGLHESLKVFSWEPIRCHDMVEVGWSKLSDLNVHEGKLLGCSYNQSCVGVWVVDISRIEPYALSKGNKLNGHSETKSSSGNMAVLNEITAKPRLSVSQNPDPLLKETKSLGRLSVTQDPDPLKEGKSLTSTGSAPSTPQRINLNSGPKSAASGGSTAVINAAQKRSSLKSHITSNVPLINKPDIIPVIVPRTSVRPELIVDSRKEAGIVERTMPFSLQSKAADIRKSPNNRDDVDKLRLSPVTESAASKGSELSGFEDKNNFPVVVNSTQDESRGQKLSRDISSVEVQRGGRMRSLLNLEKRERSLNYEGPRPGISHRRISSVQLPFSGREPSISTEKATVSASDEDSIADVMEQHDQFLSSMQARSAKLQVVYRWWQRNDVKEAIDAVSKMNDHAVIADVVSVITEKMDIVTLDVCTGLLPPLTDLLQSQMDRHLEISLEMLLKLVRTFGSMIYSAVSAAPSVGVDIEAEKRLERCNACFVELEKVKHFLPSLTRRGGSIAKSAHELNLALQDVS; encoded by the exons ATGACTACTAAACGCGCCTACAAGCTGC AGGAATTTGTGGCGCATGCTTCCACTGTGAACTGTCTTAAAATTGGGAGGAAATCGTCTAGGGTTCTTGTCACTGGTGGTGAAGATCACAAGGTCAATCTTTGGGCTATTGGCAAACCTAATGCTATACTG AGTTTGTCAGGGCATACTAGTGGGATAGATTCTGTAAGCTTTGATTCCTCTGAAGTGTTGGTAGCCGCCGGAGCTGCTAGTGGCACTATAAAACTTTGGGACTTGGAGGAGGCAAAGA TTGTTCGTACTCTTACTGGTCATAGGTCCAATTGTACATCAGTGGACTTCCATCCTTTTGGAGAGTTCTTTGCATCTGGTTCTCTAGACACTAATCTTAAGATATGGGACATCAGAAAGAAGGGTTGCATCCATACTTACAAGGGCCATACGCGTGGGGTAAATGCAATTAGGTTTACTCCAGATGGACGATGGGTTGTTTCAGGTGGAGAGGACCACACTGTGAAG TTATGGGATCTGACTGCTGGAAAACTCTTGCACGATTTTAAGTGCCATGAGGGCCAGGTCCAGTGTATAGATTTTCATCCCAGTGAGTTTCTACTGGCAACAG GTTCTGCAGATAGGACAGTTAAATTTTGGGACCTTGAAACCTTTGAGCTTATCGGTTCAGCTGGTCCAGAG ACAACTGGAGTTCGTTCACTTACTTTCAGTCCTGATGGGAGGACCCTACTTTGTGGTTTACATGAGAGTTTGAAG GTTTTCTCTTGGGAGCCTATAAGATGTCATGATATGGTGGAAGTGGGTTGGTCTAAATTGTCAGATCTTAATGTTCATGAAGGGAAACTTCTTGGTTGCTCATACAATCAAAGTTGTGTGGGAGTCTGGGTTGTGGACATTTCG CGCATTGAACCATATGCACTTAgtaaaggaaacaaactaaatgGGCATTCAGAAACTAAATCATCAAGTGGAAATATGGCTGTACTGAATGAGATCACAGCTAAGCCTAGGCTATCTGTTTCTCAAAATCCAGATCCATTACTAAAGGAAACAAAATCTCTTGGAAGGTTGTCAGTTACTCAAGATCCAGATCCCTTGAAGGAGGGAAAATCTTTGACAT CCACAGGAAGTGCACCAAGTACTCCTCAAAGGATCAATTTGAACTCTGGTCCCAAGTCAGCAGCATCTGGTGGTTCAACAGCAGTGATTAATGCAGCTCAGAAGAGGAGCTCTTTGAAGTCTCATATAACATCCAATGTACCACTTATCAATAAACCAGATATTATACCTGTAATTGTCCCCAGAACTAGCGTGAGGCCAGAGCTTATAGTAGATTCCAGAAAAGAAGCCGGTATTGTTGAAAGAACAATGCCATTCTCTTTGCAGTCAAAGGCAGCAGATATACGCAAGTCTCCAAACAACAGAGATGATGTGGATAAGTTACGCCTCAGTCCTGTAACTGAATCTGCAGCTTCCAAGGGTAGTGAATTAAGTGGTTttgaagataaaaataatttccCAGTTGTAGTAAACTCAACGCAAG ATGAATCTCGGGGGCAGAAATTGAGTAGAGACATATCTTCTGTCGAAGTACAAAGAGGAG GGAGAATGCGCTCACTTCTCAATTTGGAAAAGAGAGAACGATCTCTTAATTATGAAGGACCTAGGCCAGGAATTTCACACAGGAGAATATCATCTGTACAGCTTCCTTTCAGTGGG AGAGAACCTTCTATATCCACCGAGAAGGCCACAGTTTCTGCTAGTGATGAAGATTCTATTGCTGATGTGATGGAACAGCACGATCAATTTCTCAGTTCAATGCAGGCTCGCTCAGCCAAGTTACAA GTGGTCTACAGATGGTGGCAAAGAAATGATGTTAAGGAGGCCATTGATGCAGTGTCGAAGATGAATGATCATGCT GTGATTGCTGATGTTGTTAGTGTCATAACGGAAAAAATGGATATTGTTACGCTTGATGTGTGCACTGGTCTGCTGCCACCACTGACTGACCTTCTACAAAGTCAAATGGACAG ACATCTAGAAATATCGTTAGAAATGCTATTGAAGCTGGTCAGAACTTTCGGTTCTATGATTTATTCGGCCGTATCAGCTGCACCATCCGTTGGTGTTGATATTGAAGCAGAGAAAAG GCTAGAACGTTGCAACGCGTGCTTTGTAGAGCTTGAAAAGGTCAAACATTTTTTACCTTCTCTTACAAG AAGAGGAGGATCAATCGCAAAGTCAGCGCACGAATTAAATCTGGCTCTTCAGGATGTTTCATGA
- the LOC112801888 gene encoding pyruvate kinase, cytosolic isozyme, giving the protein MSNIDIEGILKQLPHDGRVPKTKIVCTLGPASRSVEMLEKLLRAGMNVARFNFSHGTHEYHQQTLDTLRIAMHNTGILCAVMLDTKGPEIRTGFLKDGKPIQLKEGQEITITTDYTIKGDPEMISMSYKKLPIDLKPGNVILCSDGTITLTVLSCDPGAGTVKCRCENTAMLGERKNVNLPGVVVDLPTLTEKDKEDILQWGVPNKIDMIALSFVRKGSDLVNVRKVLGQHAKHIMLMSKVENQEGVMNFDDILRETDAFMVARGDLGMEIPVEKIFLAQKMMIYKCNHAGKPVVTATQMLESMIKSPRPTRAEATDVANAVLDGTDCVMLSGESAAGAYPELAVKIMARICIEAESSLDYNAIFKEMIRATPLPMSPLESLASSAVRTANKAKAKLIVVLTRGGTTAKLVAKYRPAVPILSVVVPVLTTDSFDWSISDETPARHSLIYRGLIPVLAEGSAKATDAESTEVILEAALKSATQKGLCKPGDAVVALHRIGVASVIKICIVK; this is encoded by the exons ATGTCAAACATAGACATAGAAGGGATCTTGAAGCAGTTGCCACACGATGGCCGAGTTCCGAAGACGAAGATCGTGTGCACGCTTGGACCCGCTTCCAGATCCGTTGAGATGCTCGAGAAGCTTCTAAGGGCTGGCATGAACGTTGCCAGGTTCAATTTCTCCCATGGCACCCACGAGTACCATCAGCAGACTCTTGATACTCTCAGGATTGCCATGCACAACACTGGTATCCTCTGTGCCGTCATGCTTGACACCAAG GGCCCTGAGATTCGAACTGGTTTTCTAAAAGATGGAAAACCTATTCAACTTAAGGAAGGACAAGAAATCACCATTACTACGGATTATACTATTAAGGGTGATCCAGAGATGATATCAATGAGTTACAAGAAGCTGCCTATTGATTTGAAGCCCGGAAATGTCATATTGTGTTCTGATGGAACAATCACCCTCACTGTCTTATCCTGTGACCCGGGTGCTGGTACTGTTAAGTGCCGTTGTGAAAACACTGCCATGCTGGGTGAGAGGAAAAATGTTAATCTTCCTGGTGTTGTGGTGGATCTTCCCACTCTTACTGAGAAGGATAAGGAAGACATTCTTCAATGGGGTGTCCCTAACAAGATTGACATGATTGCTCTATCATTTGTTCGTAAGGGTTCAGATCTTGTGAATGTCCGGAAGGTTCTTGGACAACATGCAAAGCATATTATGTTGATGTCAAAG GTTGAGAATCAGGAGGGAGTCATGAATTTTGATGATATTCTGCGTGAGACCGATGCATTCATGGTTGCTCGTGGTGACCTTGGAATGGAGATCCCAGTAGAAAAGATTTTCCTGGCGCAGAAAATGATGATATACAAGTGTAATCATGCTGGAAAACCTGTTGTCACTGCTACCCAGATGCTTGAATCAATGATCAAGTCTCCCCGGCCAACCCGAGCTGAAGCAACTGATGTTGCCAATGCCGTTCTTGATGGCACAGATTGTGTCATGCTTAGTGGTGAGAGTGCAGCCGGGGCTTACCCTGAGCTCGCTGTGAAAATCATGGCCCGGATCTGTATTGAGGCAGAATCATCACTAGATTACAATGCAATCTTCAAGGAGATGATAAGGGCTACTCCTCTACCGATGAGTCCATTGGAAAGTCTTGCATCATCCGCAGTCCGCACGGCGAACAAGGCCAAAGCCAAACTCATCGTTGTGCTGACACGTGGTGGCACTACAGCCAAGTTGGTCGCCAAGTATAGGCCGGCTGTTCCAATATTGTCAGTGGTGGTTCCGGTTTTGACAACTGACTCATTCGACTGGAGCATCAGTGACGAGACACCAGCAAGGCACAGCTTAATATACAGAGGCTTGATTCCTGTATTGGCTGAGGGATCTGCAAAAGCCACTGATGCAGAATCTACAGAAGTGATTCTTGAAGCTGCTCTTAAGTCTGCAACTCAAAAAGGGCTTTGCAAGCCTGGTGATGCAGTTGTTGCACTACATCGCATTGGAGTTGCCTCTGTTATTAAGATCTGCATAGTTAAATGA